Proteins co-encoded in one Papaver somniferum cultivar HN1 chromosome 5, ASM357369v1, whole genome shotgun sequence genomic window:
- the LOC113280408 gene encoding zinc finger BED domain-containing protein RICESLEEPER 2-like yields the protein MFCEVSGHKGIDIGEMLEKCLSDWGLKDVFSVTLDNVSANKVAIDYLTTNIVSMKRAEERAKYLHVRCAAHVLALVVKDVIRVYNKSIARIRSVVKYIKGSPSRLAKLRHCENLVGIESKISLILDVKTRWNNTFLMLEAALVFERAFTRLERYDKEYQKLFYFPTKDNEKYFDIDVNVFFDATVAFSASTKVTTHTFLWQLVIIYEQLVEFRDNVDEDPFIATMAAKMYKKYNKYWGDYAKMNSITFFAMLLDPREKEKGLEFALDCLYGKKSPKVELVMRSVLLDFKILFEEYKDVYSVHEEESSTSMQGQAKSVVSKPGEGPSRMKELMSRSKRFKSNPDDDVGKTELDRYLIDKFEEGEGEDGDDDEFDLLGWWNTNSNKYKILGHMAKDILAIHVSSVASESAFSTGKRVLSPYDDVEVEEELLGPIKNNATTSATME from the exons ATGTTTTGTGAGGTTAGTGGTCACAAAGGAATTGATATTGGTGAGATGTTGGAGAAGTGCTTGTCTGATTGGGGGCTTAAAGATGTTTTTTCTGTCACTTTGGATAATGTTAGTGCCAACAAGGTAGCAATTGATTATTTGACCACTAATATTGTTTCAATGAAAAGGGCAGAAGAGAGAGCTAAGTACTTGCAT GTAAGGTGTGCAGCTCATGTACTTGCACTTGTTGTAAAAGATGTTATAAGGGTCTACAACAAATCAATTGCAAGAATAAGGTCAGTTGTCAAGTATATAAAGGGTTCTCCATCTAGGTTGGCTAAGCTGAGGCATTGTGAAAATTTAGTTGGAATAGAGTCTAAGATATCATTGATATTAGATGTTAAGactagatggaacaacacattctTGATGCTAGAGGCTGCACTAGTGTTTGAAAGAGCTTTCACTAGGTTAGAAAGGTATGATAAGGAATATCAGAAGTTGTTTTATTTCCCCACTAAAGACAATGAGAAATATTTTGATATAGATGttaat GTATTCTTTGATGCCACGGTTGCATTTTCAGCCTCAACTAAGGTAACAACACATACATTCTTATGGCAATTAGTTATCATTTATGAACAACtagttgagtttagagataatgtAGATGAAGATCCTTTTATTGCAACTATGGCTGCCAAAATGTATAAGAAGTATAACAAATATTGGGgtgattatgcaaagatgaactcTATAACTTTTTTTGCCATGTTGTTGGATcctagagagaaagagaaaggacTAGAATTTGCTCTTGATTGTTTGTATGGGAAGAAGTCTCCAAAGGTTGAACTTGTTATGAGGAGCGTGTTATTGGATTTTAAGATTCtatttgaagaatataaggatgtgtattcagttcatgaggaggaGTCAAGTACTTCTATGCAGGGGCAAGCCAAATCAGTGGTGAGTAAACCAGGGGAAGGCCCAAGtcgtatgaaagagttgatgtcaaGGAGTAAGAGGTTCAAGAGCAACCCAGATGATGATGTGGGAAAAACAGAATTAGATAGATATTTGATAGACAAGTttgaagaaggtgaaggagaagatggtgatgatgatgagtttgaCTTATTGGGTTGGTGGAATACCAACAGTAACAAGTATAAGATACTTGGACATATGGCTAAGGACATACTAGCCATTCATGTGTCTTCTGTTGCCTCTGAATCTGCTTTTAGCACAGGAAAGCGAGTgttaagtcctt ATGACGATGTCgaagttgaagaag AGTTACTGGGTCCTATCAAAAATAATGCCACCACCAGTGCAACCATGGAATAG